A region from the Silene latifolia isolate original U9 population chromosome 7, ASM4854445v1, whole genome shotgun sequence genome encodes:
- the LOC141591600 gene encoding uncharacterized protein LOC141591600: MAMNTVVEKKGPNFYRTLDVTPLVQISNISINGNLNDGCRVHGDVTVSDKRGPSFSIYHRTKNDPQLMVSDNLLLLTTEDDLNNAVIIPSQYVSLEVELFVISGHDIIPLRRSITLDRTISENDQDDWSEEYRQESVEGNNNWNAEVNFVIFPYAVTATVRVLHFSKDDDFDCFEEIGLSDDGDFESYDKQDVTDYEKNNCTDINKLYGVVTAVASGAGSGDDVSKTLLFRKQKTLLFRKQIEDCVPVQSGRFINLSRSVVAVPAYSSLQIEAFFSDANTKLTIADGMVEFRPAEWWAYKKDITGCNGRIRVQVVWSNAYDQLYRNNIPRDIWGPIASNSGSDREDLLKRQRVMSDQHQQVVSKHPSSATLTDDCNMPKYCSSKTHFNCILPDLDDAEPLLELYSVVVCSKDGNPFKFYGSIVVTSGFSMERILHIDKSHPVYCPKAGISVILRGPVIDSFCILDRSLGILVDIKDADSDAVISRGVISTWTHNMDLIANRRICSVARGEKGFAAVNYSIFPEGVSAHVDIRLNSKFLPGVIKGKIYARYGNYEDIYEDKLFTNFIFLDDGKGVELDVPNSSVPLLKPYLSLPVYSFLIIEAELSISPVNGNSAEGTKTLKGNVTFFKNEGSSQQIGKCDFYMDVSVKFREW, from the exons ATGGCTATGAATACTGTTGTTGAAAAGAAAGGACCAAATTTTTACCGTACTCTTGATGTTACCCCTCTTGTTCAAATATCTAATATCAGCATAAATGGCAACTTAAATGATGGCTGTCGAGTTCATGGCGATGTTACGGTCTCTGATAAACGAGGTCCTTCCTTTTCTATCTACCACCGGACTAAAAACGACCCGCAGTTAATGGTTTCTGACAACCTCCTGTTGCTAACTACTGAAGATGACCTGAACAATGCTGTTATTATACCGTCCCAATATGTCAGTCTTGAGGTTGAGCTTTTCGTCATCTCTGGTCACGACATAATTCCTCTACGACGCAGTATCACTTTGGATAGAACCATCAGTGAAAATGACCAAGATGACTGGTCAGAAGAATATCGACAAGAGAGTGTTGAAGGCAATAACAACTGGAATGCAGAAGTGAATTTTGTCATATTCCCGTATGCTGTTACTGCCACTGTAAGGGTCTTGCACTTCAGCAAAGACGATGATTTTGACTGTTTTGAAGAAATTGGTTTGTCGGATGACGGGGATTTTGAGAGTTACGATAAACAAGATGTAACTGATTATGAAAAAAATAACTGCACCGATATTAACAAGTTATATGGAGTTGTCACTGCTGTTGCTTCAGGTGCTGGTAGTGGCGATGATGTCTCAAAGACTTTACTTTTTCGTAAGCAGAAGACTTTACTTTTTCGTAAGCAGATTGAAGATTGTGTACCCGTCCAATCTGGGAGGTTTATCAATCTATCAAGATCTGTAGTTGCTGTTCCCGCTTATTCATCATTACAAATTGAAGCCTTTTTTTCTGATGCTAATACTAAATTAACAATTGCTGATGGTATGGTTGAATTCAGACCCGCAGAATGGTGGGCTTATAAGAAAGATATTACGGGGTGCAATGGGCGGATAAGAGTGCAAGTTGTTTGGAGTAATGCATATGACCAACTTTACAGAAATAATATCCCAAGAGATATTTGGGGTCCTATAGCCTCAAACAGCGGGTCGGACCGGGAGGATCTACTTAAAAGACAGAGG GTAATGTCGGACCAGCACCAGCAGGTCGTGTCTAAACATCCTTCTTCGGCAACCTTGACCGATGACTG CAACATGCCTAAATACTGTTCCTCAAAAACCCATTTTAATTG TATCTTACCTGATCTCGATGATGCCGAGCCTTTGTTGGAGCTGTATTCTGTAGTGGTTTGTAGCAAAGATGGTAATCCTTTCAAGTTCTATGGCAGTATTGTTGTCACCAGCGGTTTCTCCATGGAACGCATCCTCCACATAGATAAATCCCACCCTGTATACTGTCCAAAAGCAGGCATATCTGTAATTCTTCGCGGCCCTGTGATAGATAGTTTCTGCATACTTGATCGCTCCTTGGGTATACTCGTAGATATCAAAGATGCTGACAGTGATGCTGTTATTAGCCGTGGCGTGATTTCCACTTGGACTCACAATATGGACCTAATAGCCAATAGGCGCATTTGCAGTGTTGCCCGAGGAGAAAAAGGTTTTGCTGCTGTCAATTACTCAATTTTCCCTGAAGGAGTGTCCGCTCATGTGGACATTAGACTAAACAGCAAATTTCTCCCTGGGGTAATCAAAGGGAAGATTTATGCTCGATATGGCAATTATGAGGATATTTATGAGGATAAGTTGTTCACGAATTTTATTTTCTTGGATGACGGCAAAGGTGTGGAACTTGATGTTCCTAATTCCTCGGTGCCATTGCTGAAACCTTATCTATCCCTGCCAGTATATTCCTTTCTAATCATCGAAGCTGAGCTGTCGATTTCACCTGTCAATGGCAATTCGGCAGAAGGCACTAAAACTTTGAAGGGTAATGTAACATTCTTTAAGAATGAAGGTTCTTCTCAGCAAATAGGCAAATGTGATTTCTACATGGATGTTTCCGTTAAGTTTCGTGAGTGGTAA
- the LOC141591601 gene encoding uncharacterized protein LOC141591601 isoform X1: protein MPTRGKGNQGRLVPVIDPSELYGLKGNDRIEYDMATLGVDEDGTDRDVDAYLVLLNDLGKACTGLDTLGQVNAIEDIPITVSDAKHKACVVHAAGMFEDEWVDGLLMVVKENIYLQAVDHEVNGWGQVTDTQLAVRGAASLGYAGSYSLLGGGEGKGSRKLKLSLIEFKRAIVRLLKKTSTISDLLTVAVNMCEPVRYRFIAEKVVSTINNFQKPPYDKGETCDLCDICDLLIDNWGKIAKAADDYRKTKHWKCRAENNKKDEEKILTKEFVIQWVRVVKKPGTRCEDPPQRDRRKI, encoded by the exons ATGCCTACACGAGGTAAAG GTAATCAGGGTAGATTGGTCCCTGTTATTGATCCGAGCGAGTTGTATGGTTTGAAAGGAAATGATCGTATAGAATATGACATGGCAACACTAGGTGTGGACGAAGATGGTACAGATCGTGATGTTGATGCCTATTTAGTTTTACTTAATGATCTTGGTAAAGCCTGCACTGGTTTAGACACGTTGGGACAGGTTAATGCCATCGAGGATATTCCTATAACCGTATCTGATGCCAAACACAAAGCATGTGTCGTTCATGCCGCAGGAATGTTTGAGGACGAGTGGGTTGACGGTTTATTGATGGTTGTAAAAGAGAATATATATCTTCAAGCTGTCGATCATGAGGTTAATGGATGGGGACAAGTGACCGATACACAACTTGCTGTCCGTGGTGCGGCGTCATTAGGTTATGCAGGGTCATATTCCCTGCTAGGTGGTGGTGAAGGTAAAGGATCAAGGAAGTTAAAATTGAGTTTGATCGAATTTAAACGAGCAATCGTAAGATTGCTTAAAAAGACTTCAACTATTTCTGATCTATTGACGGTGGCGGTAAACATGTGTGAGCCGGTTAGGTATCGGTTTATTGCAGAGAAAGTGGTATCCACTATCAATAACTTTCAGAAGCCCCCTTATGATAAGGGTGAAACTTGTGATCTTTGTGATATATGCGACTTACTCATAGATAATTGGGGGAAAATCGCTAAAGCTGCTGACGACTATCGAAAAACTAAGCATTGGAAGTGCCGAGCGGAGAATAATAAAAAAGATGAAGAGAAAATTCTCACAAAAGAATTTGTGATTCAATGGGTAAGAGTCGTAAAAAAACCAGGTACTAGATGCGAGGACCCTCCTCAGAGGGATCGCCGCAAGATTTGA
- the LOC141591601 gene encoding uncharacterized protein LOC141591601 isoform X2: MPTRGNQGRLVPVIDPSELYGLKGNDRIEYDMATLGVDEDGTDRDVDAYLVLLNDLGKACTGLDTLGQVNAIEDIPITVSDAKHKACVVHAAGMFEDEWVDGLLMVVKENIYLQAVDHEVNGWGQVTDTQLAVRGAASLGYAGSYSLLGGGEGKGSRKLKLSLIEFKRAIVRLLKKTSTISDLLTVAVNMCEPVRYRFIAEKVVSTINNFQKPPYDKGETCDLCDICDLLIDNWGKIAKAADDYRKTKHWKCRAENNKKDEEKILTKEFVIQWVRVVKKPGTRCEDPPQRDRRKI, translated from the exons ATGCCTACACGAG GTAATCAGGGTAGATTGGTCCCTGTTATTGATCCGAGCGAGTTGTATGGTTTGAAAGGAAATGATCGTATAGAATATGACATGGCAACACTAGGTGTGGACGAAGATGGTACAGATCGTGATGTTGATGCCTATTTAGTTTTACTTAATGATCTTGGTAAAGCCTGCACTGGTTTAGACACGTTGGGACAGGTTAATGCCATCGAGGATATTCCTATAACCGTATCTGATGCCAAACACAAAGCATGTGTCGTTCATGCCGCAGGAATGTTTGAGGACGAGTGGGTTGACGGTTTATTGATGGTTGTAAAAGAGAATATATATCTTCAAGCTGTCGATCATGAGGTTAATGGATGGGGACAAGTGACCGATACACAACTTGCTGTCCGTGGTGCGGCGTCATTAGGTTATGCAGGGTCATATTCCCTGCTAGGTGGTGGTGAAGGTAAAGGATCAAGGAAGTTAAAATTGAGTTTGATCGAATTTAAACGAGCAATCGTAAGATTGCTTAAAAAGACTTCAACTATTTCTGATCTATTGACGGTGGCGGTAAACATGTGTGAGCCGGTTAGGTATCGGTTTATTGCAGAGAAAGTGGTATCCACTATCAATAACTTTCAGAAGCCCCCTTATGATAAGGGTGAAACTTGTGATCTTTGTGATATATGCGACTTACTCATAGATAATTGGGGGAAAATCGCTAAAGCTGCTGACGACTATCGAAAAACTAAGCATTGGAAGTGCCGAGCGGAGAATAATAAAAAAGATGAAGAGAAAATTCTCACAAAAGAATTTGTGATTCAATGGGTAAGAGTCGTAAAAAAACCAGGTACTAGATGCGAGGACCCTCCTCAGAGGGATCGCCGCAAGATTTGA